A part of Setaria viridis chromosome 8, Setaria_viridis_v4.0, whole genome shotgun sequence genomic DNA contains:
- the LOC140220287 gene encoding uncharacterized protein — protein sequence MQEREQQLASLKQHLAAAQNRIKLQADRHRSDRCFQVGEQVLLKLQPYVQQSLVNRPYPKLAFKYFDPFVVEEKLGSTAYKLALPKGSEIHPVFHISQLKPFTPNYTPVFKELPKLIDLSAQDLSLETVLDRHLVKKAT from the coding sequence ATGCAGGAAAGGGAACAGCAATTGGCATCTCTGAAGCAACACCTTGCTGCAGCCCAGAACCGTATTAAACTTCAGGCAGATCGCCATCGTTCTGACAGATGCTTTCAGGTTGGTGAACAAGTCCTACTCAAGCTGCAGCCATATGTCCAACAGTCATTGGTAAACCGACCTTATCCCAAGCTTGCTTTCAAGTATTTTGATCCCTTTGTGGTGGAAGAAAAACTGGGTTCAACAGCTTATAAATTGGCATTACCAAAAGGAAGTGAGATACATCCAGTTTTCCATATTTCTCAACTCAAGCCTTTCACGCCCAACTACACTCCTGTCTTCAAGGAATTGCCAAAGTTGATTGATTTGTCAGCCCAAGATCTCTCACTGGAGACTGTCCTGGATCGTCATCTGGTCAAGAAGGCAACTTGA